A single genomic interval of halophilic archaeon DL31 harbors:
- a CDS encoding hypothetical protein (KEGG: hwa:HQ1174A hypothetical protein) produces the protein MDPEYVYGVDFSGAKDAERNVWIAGGPLTADGLDIETLGMAKSVLPGDVSGQAETHAALVNWLRGRESAVVGLDFSFGLPSTLLDAVDKPPTDWPVFLDTFSLANCADPNQFEDWGKERTRAATNGDRAFLKRETDGPVGASSPYGFIGSTITFYGIRDVLAPLVRGSDGGEAVATAAPMQGQTFEPPLTLLETYPAGALDRLGLCRDRYKGAGDGAQKRRQRNLSGLEELTPVSVDEADADRIVDNTGGDALDAVVAAAAALEALENGFAIDENRYNEREGYIYV, from the coding sequence ATGGACCCGGAGTACGTCTATGGCGTTGACTTCAGCGGCGCGAAGGACGCCGAGCGAAACGTCTGGATTGCGGGCGGCCCGCTGACCGCCGACGGGCTCGACATCGAGACGCTCGGGATGGCGAAGTCGGTGCTGCCCGGCGACGTATCCGGGCAGGCGGAGACCCACGCCGCGCTCGTAAACTGGCTCCGTGGCCGGGAGTCGGCGGTCGTGGGACTGGACTTCTCCTTTGGCCTGCCGTCGACCCTCCTTGATGCAGTCGATAAGCCGCCGACCGACTGGCCAGTGTTCCTCGACACCTTTTCGCTCGCTAACTGCGCGGACCCCAATCAGTTCGAGGACTGGGGGAAAGAACGGACGCGAGCGGCGACCAACGGCGACCGGGCGTTCCTGAAGCGCGAGACCGACGGCCCCGTCGGTGCGAGTTCGCCATATGGCTTCATCGGGAGCACCATCACCTTCTACGGTATCCGAGACGTGCTCGCGCCGCTGGTCCGCGGGAGCGACGGCGGCGAAGCGGTCGCGACCGCGGCGCCGATGCAGGGCCAGACGTTCGAGCCGCCACTGACGCTGCTGGAGACGTACCCTGCAGGTGCGCTCGACCGGTTGGGGCTCTGTCGGGACCGCTACAAGGGTGCGGGCGACGGCGCCCAGAAACGCCGACAACGGAACCTCTCTGGGCTTGAAGAGCTAACGCCAGTTTCAGTCGACGAGGCTGACGCAGACCGTATCGTCGACAACACCGGTGGCGATGCCCTGGACGCCGTCGTCGCCGCAGCAGCGGCGCTAGAGGCTCTGGAGAACGGGTTCGCCATTGACGAGAACCGCTACAACGAGCGGGAGGGCTACATCTACGTCTAA